Below is a window of Quercus robur chromosome 6, dhQueRobu3.1, whole genome shotgun sequence DNA.
TGGAAGCACAAATCTTCAGCCCTAGGATCTGAGTTCTGTTGCGAGTGAAATTCCTCTGGTTTTGTCTTCTTATCCTTAGGGGAATCAACTTCTGTCTCTACTTCTGATTCACCATTGTTTGGTGCTGAATTTTGTTGTTTCCTTTTTGATCTAGCACGCCTATTCTGGAACCAGTTATAGACATTTGTTTCTGAAATTTGGCCATGCTGACCCAGTTCAGAGGTTATCTCTTTGATCTTCTGTTTGCTTGGAGTTCCATTCCCTTGATCAAATATACGCTCCAGAATTTGAAGTTGCACAGGTGTTGGAGTCCACCGCTGTCTAGAAGTGATTTTGTGGCCAGCAGATGTCATTAAGGGGTCACAATATAAATTGCCCAGCCTCACTCCTGAGTAAGCAAGAGTGGAAGTCTTGTTTGAGAAAATATGGAATATTTAACTcccatattaaaaaataaagtgtagGTAAATGGAATTAAACCAGAGCAATAAGAAGGTTTCACATCCACCACTGGATGCCACTACTATGCATACATATCTAAGGCAGCTGATCCATGGTTTACATCTTGATAAGTTGAAAATGATCAGCTGCCTTTCAAATCAGCTAAGTTTTTAGAAGGAGGGGACAGAGAACTTGACAAAATCAACTACAATTGAAATAAACTTAAGAAAAACATACCACATAACTGCTGCATGGATTCAAACCTCCTATAAATGAAATAACAAAATTCCTCCTTTCAGTGAAAAGACTGGACATTCATGGCATGCTTACTCACAAATGTTTgatgcttaaaagaataaaatggtaCATTAGATCAAGCATAGTTATTAGACACCGAAAACAGAACAACATTTTGTGTGCGTCTAGTAAGTTAAAGCAGGAAAAACAAACAAGTTAAGAAATAACATTAGATATGAAGGAAAAGGCccaaatttaatgaaaatgctTGGAATAACATTTTGAAAGCTACAGTCTTTTACACACCAAGTACTAATTTTTTCGTCTACCAAAAGATCGTATCTAGCATCCAAATCCCACAGACCCCATAGATTGGGGAGGCAGGGACTATCGTGAATGTTTCTCCTCCATTCATTTCACATTGCTAATGACTTCTGTTAGAATCATTTCCACTTTCAAATGGGAAGAATGCAGAAAATGGAATAGACTGGTGATAAAATGATCAACCAATATGCGTACATTGCTAGAGTGAGCTtgtaaaacaagaaacaaagaaattcaaattgaGTTCTCTTAATTTAGAGCTGCGTATAAAACTTAATAGCTCTTTAAGATCAAGCAATAAAATCAGGAAGCTCATACCTAGAGCTCCAGTGGTCCAAGCACAATATTGAAATAGCAAGCTTCATTATATAGATTACTGAAGCTTGGTTTGACTCCCCCTTGATGAAATTgataacaaattcaaaaaaattgacatatcTGGAACTAAATTAACTTATCCTAAGTGAGAAAATATGGGAAATTAGGAAGTAATCCACACAATCCCTTTCAGCCCTACTCTATTGTACCAAAAGCATGTATCAGAACAAACTCAAAAATGATTCATTGAAATACAGAGCACTAAGGCCTCAAATTTTCCCCCTTTATGCCCATAAAAGATTTTCTAGACATAGATCAATGGTTAGAGCAAAGATGTATGAGATGAAACCTCATCATAACAAAGacacacaaaagaaacacaAGGAATGATAATTAAGGAAGGAGAAACCACAAGCcacattcttaaaaaaagaaaagggaaagaaaaccCATAATTTGTTTAGGGGGACaaaccctatacaaatattGGACATTTGTAAATATCAGAGACTACAAAAATAAACCCCAAACCATAccataaagaaaatgacaaaatgacAGAAGTATCAGAAGAATGATCAAAAGCCAGCCCATCATAGAAAACCCATAAACgaacaaaaactaaaccaaaagGTATAACTTGAATTCCCCATAAAAGCACTAACATTTAACACCCATGCGAGACCACTATCAAGAAAACCATTTGCGTTTatctaataataaaacaaatgttGTATTGAACTAGAAgttaattaaaaagtaaaaaatagaatgaccgaaaagaatacatgtgactACCATGTTGAAAATCCATAACCGACCCCAAATTTTGGGGACTAAGATGAAACATCGCAAAGCAAACATAACAGAAGtaaagctagagagagagagagagagagacctgcaAGATCTTGTTGGGCAGTGAGATTCTTGTGCATCTCAACGAGTTGTTCACAAATGGAGGCGTAAAGAGCAATCTGTTTACGAAGAGTTTCCAATTGTTCATCGGTCATGACCTTGACATACAACATCCCACCATTTCCATTCCCATTAACTTCAATATTATTACCAACATTCCCATTCTGATgctcctctctctcttgctgctgttgttggtgttgttgatgttgttggtgttggtgatggtgatgatgatgaggatgaggatgtcCTTGCTTCTCCCACTCCATCATGTTGAACTcagtcataaaagaaaaaataaaaaactagtatttttctctcttttctttgtgtCTATGTGGGTGTGTTTCAAGGTTTCAGCTTTCAATATATGTATGTCTTTCTTTGAAAAAGAAGACAAGGAAGGGGGGTTGCTGTTGTTGAGTTGAGTTGAGTGGTCTTTGAGAGCAGAGAAGGATAACGAGAAAGTGAAGAAAGAGACAAATGGGGCATAGACCAAAAGAGAAGGCGTGGAAGAAAAGTGTGTTTGAGTTGTTGGGTGGCGCAGTGTCGTTTTGCATGCGTATTTTAGCATTACCCTGAGGTCGTGcgcgttttttttttctgttttgttgcAACTTGCAATGCAAACTAATGTTGAGCTTTGAGCAAGAGTTCATTCCTAATTTACCGTGTACCTACCGgcacatatttcaaaaaattcggACTTTTCTCTTATCGGTACAAATTTGATTTTGCAGCAGAATGTTTGGTTTTTATAAGACTTCTCAACAACAGCGCTACTCTTATGtttgtatgtttgtttgtttgttctttttttttttttttttaataataataatacaagaGCATGGTTAAGACCTGGAGAAAGACCACATcgaaaatttattttgttgaattgattttgaaatAACATGCTTTGACataaatctttattattgtTACTATTTTTTCCAGAAAATCTATAATTATAAGtaactttttataatttttttaataattattgaaatGACATATTATAATGGTgctaataataatgatgatgcaTAGTTAGTAAATGTGAAAGTGAATTGATGTTACTTTAATGACAATTTACCATATTaatagttgtaaaaatattgtaatatttgttgtgttaaaccaattataaaaaatcatagTAACCCTTATGAGagtaatttattgatttaaCAAATactattttcctttaaaaaaaaaattatctttattcttgttttttaaTTCGATAGTTATAACAAGATACGTGAGATTTGAACCTTCAatgtttcttttgaaaatatcaaaaggTGCCAACTAGTTTAATTACAAAAGCACTTAATCATAACATCTTTAttctaataagtaataataaaataataaacatcCATGTATTGTTGTATCTCTAACTCTATAATTACAAAGATTGTTTACATTTGGAAAAGAGATTTAATTATACATTTGGAATATAACatagtttggctacaaacttagttgtagcaTAAAGTTATAACTTCCATTAAAACAATTAACatggctacatattttgaaaatctaatagttagattgcatattctttatgctcttaacaCACCagtcaaattttatattaatcggatgttatttacatTATGatcaataaactaatttttatacataattttagattacaaaaacttgcattttaaacaattgattaataacataactattgatctttaatcttctataaattttgcaagtacGGAGGATATAAGAAGCAAATGcaatccaatggtagatttatcaaaattcacatctaataaaaagatattgaatgaAGTTGTAGACTTAGGCTATAACTAAGtttgtaatcaaattttgtCATTTGGAAAATATGCTGAGTAATACTCCTAAATTTAATGAATTATATATGGCAATAGACATTAGTGCTTTAAATGAGTTTGTGtacaacacttttttttccttttcaaaaatataaaggtGGAGGGGGAATATGTAAAACATACacattatttcaattttttattattaatgcaTGTAGATGGGAGgattttggaaaattaaggGACCCCCCTAGCCTCCAATGACCAAAAAAGCATTAGGCACATATGCATTATATCCTAAAAGGAGTAGTTAAGTTTCATTTAGGACTTATCGTAATAGTTTATATAGCATAGATCTACCAAGTAAACATTCGATATAGGACTTAGTACACATCTAGCAACACAAACTGTTGGGGATATTACATAAAGTAATAATGGAAGAATAAGgttaacacaaaaaacaaacagaaaatagataatttgGAGGCAATATATGGTTTTTCTTAGACaatattccccccccccccccactatTGTTGTTAAAGAGTTATCGCAAATTTGTCTCCATGATACAACCAAGATGTTCGGTTCTATAGATAGCAATTCTGAAGAATGACCAcaggatttcttgtgtttctctctaacttactattttcaaatgaacataagcctctatttatacccatagggttatatttcatcaaaaggcACATATGGAAAGTtaaaaatgtttcataaaaccaTTAACAAGGCTTGAAACATCTTCAATagaaaattctgtagaaaatcCTGTTTCACagttttcgatcgatcgagtgaGTGCTCTTTTCGATTGGTTGAACAAGAATCGAACAACAATCAAGCTATCTAGAGACTCCaggtttatttttttaccattttcaatcgatcgagccaaagCTTCAACCGATTGAAAATgctggttttttaattttcacttagaaaattttagaacttgaattttaactTTATGAAATcatattctccaaactcaaatattattattacaacctctccttgtatatacctatatatacaacacaaaCTATTCTAATCTATTTCAATTGGGATATTGCATTTAgtgacacattttttttttcaactttatctttatttataatCATTCACATGATGTATATAATATGTATGTAACAAAAAGAGTGTTACTAACAAGCCAATGTAAAAGTGACGCTGCTCTAGCAAGAACTTTATAGTGATGGTGCCGTAAGGTGTGAGATGCTTCGCATTGATGGTGGTGCTTTGATTTGGCTCTCTCTGTTGACGTTGGACATGCTCTTTCCCTTAATGTTATCACTGCAGGCTCGTAGACTGAAAATTTATGGGTTGATTATTTGGTTTGGATTAACTTATgaattcatttttgtttggttttaggTTGTGGTGTTGCTTGAGATGATTTTTACCACCTAAGATGATTTTTAAAATGAGGAGATAGTAATATTTAAATGGAATATAGAGTGTTGGAGCAACCACATCAGTGGTTGCAAAgtcttgcaaaatacaaaaactacTTCATTTTACACATTGTGACCCAAAAAACACCTACATCAttgggtgtaaaattgtgtataaatgcACAAGTATTACAGTAACCGtatatatatgcatggttaTTATAGCTCttacatttaatattttagaattttttggtattttaggtctgtgagagagaggggtagtaagtgaggaaataataaaaaaaattttaaaaatgaatattttattgaataaatgtgtagaataaataaactaatatgagtgttttgtaaaaatagatgtgtaaaataaaaaataataatatttttgtgcaaaataaatgaaaaatttgcGATGATTGATACGGTTGCTcttagagcaaccacatcagtggttgcaaaaatgtgtaaaatgcaAATAGTTCCCAATTTTGCACATTCTAACCCAAAAAATACTCACAtcagtttttgtaaaaatgtgcaAATATACACTATgtctaaatgatttttttctctctcctctctctacCTCTAACTCACctcactctctttttctcatttccttTCTCACCTCACTCTCACCGATCAACTCTCTCTCATTTCATCAAATCAACTCTCTCACCGACCCACGCCGTCGATCTGTTGGCCTACAACAGCAATTCCAAACCATTCTATTCTTCCCTAAGTCCGAACCGATTTTCTCACCCGATACGTTCATGTTTCTCATCGAAACTTCATGCTTTTATGGGTCTTTTTGGGATACCCAATTCTCAATTCCTTCAGTTTCAGCCTCAAATCACCTCATATTCCTGAACCCACTTCCCATTTCGGCTAACCTTTCTCTTTGTGAAATTAACAACCGAAGCCAAACCTGAAACggaaatggaaatggaaatggaaatTCCTCCTGTTCTTTATGGAATTACTTCTGTTATAGGCCAACACATCCTTTTCCCATCGCCGATCTGTCGATCTTGTGTGGGTTCCGATTGTTCTGATGGTGGCTATGTGGTTGTTTGGGTTGTTTCGGGCTTGTGAAAGATGATCGTGTGTGGGTTGTGTTGGGACAGTGAGAGAGATGATACggttaaagaaataaatattttatttaaataaacatgtataataaacaaattgatgtaaatgttttataaaaataggtgtgtaaaatagaaaaaataaaattttcaatatgcaaaataaaattttttttttccacgtaCTGACGTAGATGCTTTTAAGATTGAAGCAGTGATATGTAAAACAATACATTACCTAAAGTAATGAAagtatcttctcaaaaaaaaaaaaaaaaaaagtaataaaagtaGAGATTTTGAGGTCAATTAGAGTAAAAATACATTGAGCCTGTCGCCGATGCTATAATAATCAGTTAATCACATCAAATCATATCACTATTCACTAAACGGTGGAAAATCGTTTTATTCCCATAGTACGACTCTCCCATCCACAAACACGGTTTTACCGACAACTTCTGTTACATGGGTCAAGCAGCTACTTCCGATGGATGGAATGTATGTCATTTGTTATCTCATCCAATGttcaattattataatatttttataagtacTAATAACATATGATGTATGTTTAGTTTTATGAATCTATCCTTAATTttaaccaaaaaggaaaattgtCACCATGGCCAGTGCGAGCCTGCCAGGGCCAGGGCCTTGATTGTCTTGTTTTTGACACCGGGTGGGTCATACTCATGGGTGGCTTAAAATAAGTGCAACTGCCAGTGCCGGGGGCCTGACTTGTGAGAATGACTTGTGCCTTCAAAACATGATATAAGAAATATATCAAGGTGGATCTCGTATTCGCATGGTCTGCGTGAGATCGACTCTCGCAGAGGAGATGAGACTCATGCATTcaaaatatgatatattttttgaaaagatattatataaatagtattaaaattcAGTGAGTAAAttatatatcaataaaaaataactatcttattaacaaataaaaaacatgtattATCGAATAGTTACATATATCTTATTTATTGAATCATAATACAAATAACTTGGGACagaataatatcaaattattttcagttttggaGCACCGTTCTACCGCTGCTTCCCACTTTCTTTCTGACACACACTCGGCTTTCTGTCTGAAATCAACTGTGTTTAGAGAGAATAGCTGCTGTCATCTACTCATTGGAAAATAGCTGTTAATCTTTTTCACAGGTGATCCACACCAGAAAATAGAGGTCACTACTGTCTATTGAGAATTcacaaccaattttattttatttttcctgttTTAGGggatttatttttaacaaaaacaataatttccAAGATTACACGGTAGCAATCATATGGTTGATGTCATCGTcataccaaaattttaataaatactttttatattataatattttagagataataaaatttaaaatttaggtcatatttatttattacttacaTCATCGTTATTAGTACAAATCATAATATTAGCATATTATCTTAACAActgtcaaaaaatatatattgtaaaataaaattgtaccCTTAGCCTTATTATAAAAAAGCACCCAAACACTTCCGACTATGCTAATGTACTAGTTGCAAGTTTTGCATATTCAtaaatctctttaattttttaccaaaaaaaaaatctttaatttatttgatggtaattatctttaaattaattatgttgTTGTAGGGtctatttattttaacataaaaataccaatatatttataattttgtaaacctcattttttttctttctttctagaTATAACTCTATTAGTCAATTTTATCCAActttttatacataaaataatatcaaaaaagcatagttattgaaattattatttagatCTTAAAATATTACGAACACAAGCTTATCCAAACACACCTCTATACAGGAACCTTGTGAGAACTTATGCAACTTTACTATACTATACAAGAAATGTATTCAGCCATTACTGATATAATCTAATAAAAGTGccttagcaaaaaaataataacaataacaaaataataaaaatgcatTCTTTTcgtctttttcattttttctaatttaataaagaagaTTCAAGGCATGCAAATGTAGATATATTAACATGTAATAGTATGTCTTCATCTTAACATGCATGTGATCTTCGATTACATTGTGTATCAATTATCATGACACTATATACAATTAGACCATTGATTAAACCGCCGTTAAGTGTATTTGGAACATAATCCACAACTTTAGTGATTCTGCCCCTGAAAATTTGCGACTAATCTATGTGGTGTTTGACCTAATCATGTTACAGACTTGTTgtgaaatctaattagattaattaatgtgagaaaaaaaacatttaaaaagttCATACAAGCGCTAAGCTTTTGACACGTGTAAAAGCTTTATAGAATCCAATTAGGCTACATTTACAAGATTTGGCTTAttcattttgatttctttaaaAGTGACAATTAATTAGGAGCAAGACCCGACATAGCATGTGCACCTCCACCTTCAGCACCGGGTCAAAAATTGAGGGCGCCACACGACAGATTTGATGTCACATTTGATCCAAAGGCCTGTATTCCATCCATAGTTTTCTAATGTGGCTCCTATAGTCTATAAGTCCCACTTTTAtaattagtatatataataatttggCGTTATGTAAAGCCAAGAATACAACGGCCACATTCGTATTTTAAAGCTTTGTTTGACAAATGGACATGGTTGGAATAGTGAAATGGATTTCGACGAGCACGGAGTTTGAATGTCCAACGACTCattagtgatttgtttaaaAGTAAAGGACCTACTCACTAGACTAAAGACCATTAAGAGACTTGCAAAATaaacttcaacaaaaattttcaaggtaACGAGATGATAGAACGCATACCCTTTATGTGATTTGAGGGGgcaatttttagggttttcttgATGGTGGTATTTGTGCATGAGGTCTATACAAGGCGTGATGATGAGTTTGCAATTGGGTATTTAGGTCGATATCGAAGTAACCCTAGTTTAGAACATTGGGAAGCTGCAAAAAATGTTACAAGATACTTGTAATGAACCAAGGATTACAACCTCAACTTGTAGACATACTAATTAGTAGGAGGTAGTGATTGATTATTTGGATTCCAATTTCGCTAGGTGGAAGGCATAAGAAATCCTACTTCAtgatatattttctttcttgttaAAGGTGTTATATCTTGGAGAAATATCAAGAAAAGCAATTGTTGCTTCATGTATCTTGGCAGCAAAATTTGTCACATGCTAGGAAGCTACAACACATGCATTATGGCGTAATTGGTAACAATtcggttaaaaaaaattactcttgAAAAAATAAACGTGGAAGTCAAAGTAAGCATATCAACGTATttcattaaagataaaatttagtaCAACTGTACAACACgttaaattcaaacatttgtttttattgattaatagagcataaataaaattatcatttttaatgaGAATTAAATGTGATAAAGACgtgtttgaatttgattgaaaaaactaaaattacacCGAAAAAGCCTTACCAAATTTCGTCCTTTTGTTAATACCCCAAGTCCAAGGATGGAagattcagccaaaaaaaaaagtccaaggATTGAAGTACTACCTAAAGTATGAACTTTGCAACCTAATCAATGCTGTCAAAAAATAATTCTTGTACACTTAATATAATACGCCTCCTCTCACGTTACTTGAATCCCATGTGCGGGACTCATAAGTCAAACTCATCCTTATGTGAGAACATGATACATTACATTTTAATTCGTTGAACAATCTTAATTCTTACCTCCAAACTAACCTTAAGCTAAGCTTTAGGCCCATATATTGTTGGTTGATTGGTTCTCTGCCTCGTCTTGTCAACCATACAGACAAGAAGTACTCAATATTCAGCAATGAATAGTATATCTCTATGTTGCTAGAATAAATTCcattataaaataagaaaatagacCCAAATCCAATAAGAAACGACGGAGCGAGTACCACCTTAGGTTTGTTGGTTAGAGGTGGAACCCATCTACCCGCTTTAAACAGTTATTTATGTGAGAA
It encodes the following:
- the LOC126690429 gene encoding WUSCHEL-related homeobox 13 isoform X1, with protein sequence MTEFNMMEWEKQGHPHPHHHHHHQHQQHQQHQQQQQEREEHQNGNVGNNIEVNGNGNGGMLYVKVMTDEQLETLRKQIALYASICEQLVEMHKNLTAQQDLAGVRLGNLYCDPLMTSAGHKITSRQRWTPTPVQLQILERIFDQGNGTPSKQKIKEITSELGQHGQISETNVYNWFQNRRARSKRKQQNSAPNNGESEVETEVDSPKDKKTKPEEFHSQQNSDPRAEDLCFQNPEISSDLHFLDPQSSKAEAMFPSDDGLKPARSLGQISFYEGLLSNPRNDHLTGKMEVPGNYGLYQHSEDYGM
- the LOC126690429 gene encoding WUSCHEL-related homeobox 13 isoform X2, which produces MTEFNMMEWEKQGHPHPHHHHHHQHQQHQQHQQQQQEREEHQNGNVGNNIEVNGNGNGGMLYVKVMTDEQLETLRKQIALYASICEQLVEMHKNLTAQQDLAGVRLGNLYCDPLMTSAGHKITSRQRWTPTPVQLQILERIFDQGNGTPSKQKIKEITSELGQHGQISETNVYNWFQNRRARSKRKQQNSAPNNGESEVETEVDSPKDKKTKPEEFHSQQNSDPRAEDLCFQNPEISSDLHFLDPQSSKAEAMFPSDDGLKPARSLGQISFYEGNDHLTGKMEVPGNYGLYQHSEDYGM